One Niabella beijingensis DNA window includes the following coding sequences:
- a CDS encoding TonB-dependent receptor, whose product MKKQLILAVAFLWSIGMYAQNGQMPTGSLYGKVVDSATGKGIDAASIQLLQVGKDSASGQPKTTVVTGMLTKANGEFRLDGVPAMGRYLLEISGIGYTTYKKPFFFIDPAQLKQGNRDMASLLNNLDKDLGNIKLGIDNQTLSAVTVVGSKPSVSLGIDRKVYNVENNLMAAGGTATDLLKNIPSVNVDIDGNISIRNSSPQIFVDGRPTTLTLDQIPSDQIETVEVITNPSAKYDASGGTAGILNIVLKKTKRVGYSGNVRAGIDQRGKFNAGGNVNIRQGKFNIFANANYGQRKSISDGVTERSTLLNDTTRNLLQKDRNIGEGTFMFGRAGFDYFLDNRNTITLSGIGVKGKFNNYTGSDLFVDTLADGYAAHSKTIRESNGSFSFRNLGGSLGYVHNFPKSGHQLTADMNYNKSKNDNTTTVNNRIFDNATGPQTGIFNQQQIGNGNNERMTGQVDYTNPLSDNSKLEAGVRMNQTKVSSLNNMYYIQGDGALELQPLLSSQFNYKDQVWAAYGNFSSKIGEKFGYQIGVRLESSNYDGTVFSTEKKDGVVVPTSNHFNIKYPVSLFPSVFLSQKINDKQDLQLNYSRRINRPGFFQLFPFTDYSDSLNLSRGNPNLKPEFTNSFELSYSNNFNRNNNLILSAYYKQTSGLITRYQSPDTNPINNQPVLVNTYINANSSFVGGFEAVGKNKITPWWDLTSNINIYTSKIDIDDPSIPTADQIYSWFGKINNDFKLPRNFTLQLSGDYNSKTVLAPGGSAGNNSGGGRGFMGGTVSGNAQGYTMPNYGVDAALKYEFLKGKAASVTLSVNDLFRTRKSDIYTSSGFFNQHQVRTRDQQFFRLNFAYRFGKFDASLFKRKNMKGEQESIQGGMQGMGGQ is encoded by the coding sequence ATGAAAAAACAGTTAATCCTGGCGGTAGCCTTTTTATGGTCCATCGGGATGTATGCGCAGAACGGGCAGATGCCTACAGGCTCTCTTTATGGAAAAGTAGTTGATTCGGCCACAGGCAAAGGAATTGATGCAGCTTCTATACAATTACTACAGGTAGGAAAAGACTCGGCTTCCGGTCAGCCCAAAACAACAGTGGTAACCGGGATGCTCACCAAGGCAAACGGGGAATTCCGCCTGGACGGGGTTCCGGCAATGGGCCGTTACCTGCTTGAAATATCCGGTATCGGTTATACCACCTATAAAAAACCATTCTTCTTTATTGATCCGGCCCAGCTGAAACAGGGCAACCGGGACATGGCATCCCTGCTCAATAACCTCGACAAGGACCTGGGGAATATCAAACTGGGAATCGATAACCAGACATTATCCGCAGTAACGGTTGTCGGATCCAAACCTTCCGTCAGTCTGGGCATCGACCGCAAGGTGTATAATGTAGAGAACAACCTGATGGCTGCAGGCGGAACAGCTACTGACCTGCTGAAAAATATTCCTTCTGTAAACGTAGATATCGACGGCAACATCAGCATCCGGAACAGCAGTCCGCAGATCTTCGTGGATGGAAGGCCTACTACCCTTACGCTGGATCAGATCCCCTCCGATCAGATCGAGACCGTTGAAGTGATCACCAACCCCTCGGCAAAATATGATGCATCCGGCGGAACAGCCGGTATCCTGAACATTGTTCTGAAGAAAACAAAACGAGTTGGCTACAGCGGGAATGTCAGAGCAGGGATCGATCAGCGTGGAAAATTCAATGCCGGTGGGAACGTAAATATCCGGCAGGGAAAATTCAACATTTTTGCCAATGCCAACTATGGTCAGCGAAAGTCCATTTCCGATGGGGTTACCGAGCGCTCTACCCTTCTGAATGACACGACAAGAAACCTGTTGCAAAAAGACCGCAATATAGGTGAAGGAACATTTATGTTCGGACGCGCCGGCTTTGATTATTTCCTGGATAACCGCAATACCATCACCCTTTCAGGTATCGGGGTTAAAGGTAAATTCAATAATTATACGGGTAGCGACCTGTTTGTGGATACACTGGCGGACGGATATGCAGCGCATTCTAAAACCATCCGGGAATCCAACGGAAGTTTCAGTTTCCGCAACCTGGGCGGAAGCCTGGGCTATGTTCATAATTTCCCCAAGAGCGGCCATCAGCTGACGGCGGATATGAACTATAATAAAAGCAAGAATGACAACACGACTACCGTTAATAACAGGATCTTCGACAACGCGACCGGACCTCAGACAGGAATTTTCAACCAGCAACAAATAGGAAACGGAAACAATGAAAGGATGACCGGCCAGGTGGATTATACCAACCCGCTTTCCGACAACTCCAAACTGGAAGCCGGGGTACGGATGAATCAGACCAAAGTTTCCAGTCTGAACAATATGTATTATATACAGGGAGATGGTGCGCTGGAATTACAACCGCTGCTGTCTTCCCAGTTCAACTATAAAGACCAGGTATGGGCTGCCTATGGTAACTTTTCCAGCAAGATCGGGGAAAAATTTGGTTACCAGATCGGCGTGCGGCTGGAAAGCTCCAACTATGACGGAACCGTTTTTTCTACCGAAAAGAAAGACGGCGTCGTGGTACCCACCAGCAATCATTTTAATATCAAATACCCTGTAAGTTTATTCCCGAGTGTTTTCCTGAGTCAGAAGATCAACGACAAACAGGACCTGCAGCTGAATTACAGCCGGCGGATCAACCGTCCCGGGTTCTTCCAGCTCTTCCCTTTTACGGACTATTCCGATTCATTGAATCTTAGCCGTGGTAACCCGAACCTGAAACCGGAGTTCACCAACTCATTTGAGCTGTCTTATTCCAATAATTTCAATCGCAACAATAACCTGATTCTGTCGGCGTATTATAAACAAACTTCAGGACTGATCACCCGGTACCAGTCGCCAGACACCAACCCGATCAATAATCAGCCGGTACTGGTCAATACCTATATCAATGCCAATTCCAGTTTTGTAGGAGGTTTTGAAGCTGTGGGTAAGAACAAGATCACGCCCTGGTGGGACCTGACCAGCAATATCAATATCTATACTTCCAAAATTGATATTGATGATCCTTCTATTCCAACTGCAGATCAGATCTATAGCTGGTTCGGGAAGATCAATAACGATTTTAAATTACCCAGGAACTTTACATTACAATTATCGGGCGATTATAATTCAAAAACGGTACTGGCACCCGGGGGCAGCGCCGGTAACAATTCCGGCGGCGGCCGTGGATTTATGGGCGGTACAGTAAGTGGAAATGCCCAGGGATACACCATGCCGAATTACGGGGTGGATGCAGCGTTGAAGTATGAATTCCTGAAAGGGAAGGCAGCTTCTGTTACGCTTAGCGTAAATGACCTGTTCAGGACCCGCAAGAGCGATATCTATACCAGCTCCGGCTTCTTCAACCAGCACCAGGTGCGTACCCGCGACCAGCAATTTTTCCGTTTGAATTTTGCCTATCGTTTCGGAAAATTTGATGCATCCCTGTTCAAACGCAAGAATATGAAAGGCGAACAGGAAAGCATCCAGGGTGGCATGCAGGGAATGGGCGGACAATAA
- a CDS encoding UDP-N-acetyl glucosamine 2-epimerase produces MAFLLLTRFCYYICRLKKIIHIVGNRPQFIKLAVLYKAIAESGMARQFILHTGQHSSHEMSGIFFDQLALPAPDIRLQIDNTDPDLFIAAATRQIRDHLFANNYNAVLIYGDTNTTYAAAIAAARSGQTLHHIEAGVRNGDLRVPEELNRVIADRLSSYHYCCTQYNLDTLKSEGSGKAGSFFTGDLMLDAYLRLPEDAAFRPEFSSYIACTIHRAEHILIKEQLEAVIAALNNIHKQIPVVMPLHPHTQKKLSGLSVKAAFRIIAPLGYSRMKAFLQHAAFIITDSGGVSREAYFARKKALVIMERPVWPEILTTGAGLACPPDTRMIEDAFQQLQQLEPDFEKAVFGKGNAASAISRHILNAL; encoded by the coding sequence GTGGCTTTTCTGCTCCTCACCCGTTTTTGTTATTATATTTGCCGCCTGAAGAAGATCATTCATATAGTAGGCAACCGGCCTCAGTTCATCAAACTGGCGGTATTGTACAAGGCGATTGCAGAAAGCGGGATGGCCCGTCAGTTCATCCTGCACACCGGTCAGCATTCCAGTCATGAAATGAGCGGGATCTTTTTTGACCAGCTGGCACTCCCCGCGCCCGATATCCGGCTTCAGATCGACAATACGGATCCTGATCTCTTTATCGCAGCAGCTACCCGGCAAATACGGGACCACCTGTTTGCCAATAACTATAATGCCGTGCTGATCTACGGCGATACCAATACCACTTATGCGGCAGCAATCGCTGCTGCGCGAAGCGGGCAAACACTCCATCATATTGAAGCAGGTGTACGGAACGGAGATCTCCGTGTGCCGGAAGAGTTGAACCGGGTGATCGCAGACCGCCTGTCGTCGTATCATTATTGCTGCACACAATACAACCTTGATACGTTAAAAAGTGAAGGATCGGGAAAAGCCGGTAGCTTCTTTACCGGAGACCTCATGCTGGACGCCTATCTCCGGCTTCCGGAAGATGCGGCCTTCCGCCCGGAATTCTCCTCTTATATTGCCTGTACGATACACCGCGCAGAGCATATTCTGATCAAAGAACAACTGGAGGCAGTGATCGCAGCGCTGAACAATATCCATAAGCAGATCCCTGTTGTAATGCCGCTGCATCCGCACACGCAAAAGAAATTATCCGGGCTTTCTGTAAAAGCAGCATTCCGGATCATTGCTCCTCTCGGCTATTCCCGGATGAAAGCGTTTCTGCAGCACGCGGCGTTTATAATTACCGATAGTGGTGGTGTAAGTCGTGAAGCGTATTTTGCCAGGAAAAAAGCGCTGGTGATAATGGAACGCCCGGTATGGCCGGAAATATTGACAACAGGTGCAGGCCTCGCCTGCCCGCCGGACACCAGGATGATTGAAGACGCATTTCAGCAATTGCAGCAGCTGGAACCGGATTTTGAAAAAGCTGTCTTTGGAAAGGGCAATGCCGCAAGCGCCATTAGCCGGCATATACTAAACGCTTTGTAA
- a CDS encoding glycosyltransferase: protein MGQKRITVSVISEITTDQRVIRICTTLREMGFDVVLIGRAFGNSLPLGHYPFRAGRMRCFFRKGVWQYAEFNLRLFFRLLFCRTDYLLANDLDTLAPNYLLSKWRKKPLFYDTHEYFTGVPELAGSPAKKRFWKRLEDYLFPKLPVVYTVSDAVKAKYQKEYGTPVTVVRNLPVPQPAEFMERPASWRGKRVLLMQGIGINHGRGGLELLEMMRYMPDDCYLVYIGGGLLWETIKEKRTEWELEAQVEMIDKLPPDQLKQYTPHADLGFSLDGFSDENFLVSLPNKLFDYIQAGIPVAATALPEVKKIIEQYGVGFCLNFRTPREMAVEVKSFLYNAESMQKARNNAIIAQKELNWDHEKQVLMKIYTPYL, encoded by the coding sequence ATGGGTCAGAAACGCATTACAGTATCCGTTATCTCAGAAATAACCACCGATCAGCGGGTGATACGCATCTGTACCACACTCCGGGAAATGGGTTTTGATGTAGTGCTCATCGGCCGGGCGTTTGGCAACAGCCTTCCATTGGGGCATTATCCTTTCCGGGCCGGAAGGATGCGCTGCTTTTTCAGAAAAGGGGTATGGCAGTATGCCGAATTCAACCTCCGGCTTTTCTTCAGGCTGCTGTTTTGCAGAACGGATTATCTGCTGGCCAATGACCTGGATACGCTTGCGCCCAATTACCTCTTGTCAAAGTGGAGGAAGAAACCGCTGTTCTATGATACACACGAGTATTTTACCGGAGTACCTGAACTGGCGGGTTCGCCTGCAAAAAAAAGATTCTGGAAACGACTGGAGGATTATCTGTTTCCAAAATTGCCGGTGGTTTATACGGTGAGTGATGCGGTAAAGGCAAAATACCAAAAGGAATACGGAACACCGGTCACCGTGGTCCGCAACCTCCCTGTTCCACAGCCGGCTGAATTTATGGAGCGACCGGCTTCCTGGCGCGGGAAAAGAGTGTTGCTGATGCAGGGGATCGGGATCAATCATGGACGGGGCGGACTGGAACTGCTGGAAATGATGCGCTATATGCCGGACGATTGTTACCTGGTGTATATTGGTGGTGGCCTGCTCTGGGAAACCATTAAAGAAAAGCGTACCGAATGGGAACTGGAAGCGCAGGTAGAAATGATCGACAAGCTGCCACCCGATCAGCTAAAGCAATACACACCACACGCCGATCTTGGTTTTTCACTGGACGGATTCAGCGATGAAAATTTCCTGGTAAGCCTGCCAAATAAACTTTTTGATTACATCCAGGCGGGTATCCCTGTGGCTGCTACAGCCTTACCTGAGGTGAAAAAGATCATCGAACAATACGGAGTCGGATTTTGTTTAAACTTTCGTACCCCACGGGAAATGGCCGTTGAAGTGAAATCCTTCCTGTACAATGCAGAAAGCATGCAAAAAGCAAGAAATAATGCTATCATTGCGCAAAAGGAATTGAACTGGGATCACGAGAAACAGGTATTGATGAAAATATACACGCCTTATTTATAA
- the pyrE gene encoding orotate phosphoribosyltransferase, which produces MNDAKVVAEKLLQVNAVKLRPQEPFTWASGWKSPIYCDNRSVLSFPFVRDFIKSELCNVLFEQFGDADCIAGVATGAIAWGALAADQLKLPFIYVRPKPKEHGLGNQVEGLFEKGQKIAVVEDLVSTGKSSLQAVDALLAAGLEIVGMVSIFTYDFSVARKAFEERGIRYQPLTSYPVLLELAREKGQINDEEAALLLKWSEDPANWNGI; this is translated from the coding sequence ATGAACGATGCAAAAGTAGTTGCGGAAAAGTTATTACAGGTAAATGCGGTTAAATTAAGACCCCAGGAGCCATTTACCTGGGCCAGCGGCTGGAAAAGTCCGATTTATTGTGACAACAGAAGTGTGTTATCATTTCCTTTTGTGCGTGATTTTATTAAAAGCGAGCTCTGTAATGTGTTGTTCGAACAGTTCGGCGATGCCGATTGTATTGCCGGTGTGGCCACCGGGGCGATCGCGTGGGGTGCGCTGGCGGCTGATCAGCTTAAGCTGCCCTTTATTTATGTACGGCCAAAACCAAAGGAGCACGGGCTCGGAAACCAGGTAGAGGGCCTGTTTGAAAAAGGGCAGAAGATCGCCGTAGTGGAAGATCTTGTCAGCACCGGCAAGAGCAGCCTTCAGGCGGTGGATGCGCTGCTGGCAGCCGGTCTGGAAATCGTGGGGATGGTATCGATCTTTACCTATGATTTTTCTGTAGCCCGGAAAGCGTTCGAAGAACGTGGGATCCGGTATCAACCACTGACCAGCTACCCTGTTTTACTGGAACTGGCCCGGGAGAAGGGGCAGATCAATGATGAGGAAGCTGCGCTGCTGCTCAAATGGAGCGAGGATCCGGCAAACTGGAACGGGATCTGA
- a CDS encoding carboxy terminal-processing peptidase yields MKRLPFILLIVLLTGSFFAFKSSVARTPPGKYEQIMGLVGQLLVQGHFSPQSIDDNFSRKVFDKFMSDLDFEKNIFLKSDYDSLGALYATRIDDEIKGAPVQSFLAISAVFDRRIRETAGWSQSILAKPFDYTTNESILLDFDKLQYPVSEKEREDRWRKKLKYLALEKYVDLVDEKKANKNQKDYVIKSDTELEKQARSRTDTVIGRLFDRYKVKYTDDDKFDMFMNAIANTMDPHTSFMAPVDKRYFDEEMSGVFFGIGAALQQVDGKIKISSLNAGSPAEKSGQLQNGDIITKVAQGDGPAEDLMGYNVQDAVKLIRGKEGTIVKLTVRKTDGTVKEVALKREKIENDFDTYARSAIINDPVKHTKVGIIYLPEFYAAFDDPNGRRSYLDVAKEVQKLKDAQVNGIIIDLRYNGGGSLYDVVQMVGLFVGKGPVVQVKDRINRANVLDVKDESVLYDGPLAVMVNEFSASASEIFAAAIQDYGRGVIIGSTSTFGKGTVQRNFGLDAKNGITYGESDLGTVKLTLQKFYRVSGGSTQLKGVESDIVLPSYMDLLKLREKDNKDALPYDEITKAQYSPWKSSWNLSEIKTLSNERLKTDSAFKVIQTNSQWLVKENNESSLNIDKYREERKAIKAKSDQMNAAQKLKNKMDIALIPAEANKFAGDKNKAERAKQWLKGLSEDIYLNQAANVVDDMVSIDRLAKNGTPVHQ; encoded by the coding sequence ATGAAAAGATTACCGTTTATACTGTTGATTGTATTGCTGACAGGTTCGTTCTTTGCGTTCAAATCTTCTGTAGCAAGAACTCCTCCCGGCAAATATGAACAGATTATGGGGCTGGTGGGGCAGTTGCTGGTGCAGGGGCATTTCAGTCCGCAGAGCATTGATGACAATTTTTCAAGAAAAGTTTTTGATAAGTTCATGAGCGATCTGGATTTTGAAAAAAATATCTTTTTGAAATCCGATTACGATTCGTTGGGAGCGCTTTATGCCACCCGGATCGATGATGAAATAAAGGGAGCTCCCGTACAAAGCTTCCTGGCGATTTCCGCTGTTTTTGACCGGCGGATCCGGGAAACTGCGGGGTGGAGCCAATCGATCCTGGCGAAACCGTTTGACTATACAACAAACGAATCCATCCTGCTGGATTTTGATAAGCTGCAATACCCGGTAAGCGAAAAAGAGCGTGAAGACCGCTGGAGAAAGAAGCTGAAATACCTGGCACTTGAAAAATATGTGGATCTGGTTGACGAAAAGAAAGCCAACAAGAATCAAAAAGATTATGTCATCAAAAGTGATACGGAGCTGGAAAAACAGGCGCGTAGCAGAACCGATACCGTGATCGGCCGCTTATTCGACCGCTATAAGGTGAAATATACCGATGATGACAAGTTTGATATGTTTATGAATGCCATTGCCAACACCATGGATCCCCATACCAGCTTTATGGCGCCGGTGGACAAGCGGTATTTTGATGAAGAAATGAGTGGTGTATTCTTTGGTATCGGTGCTGCACTGCAGCAGGTGGATGGCAAGATCAAGATCTCTTCGCTGAATGCGGGAAGCCCGGCAGAAAAATCGGGACAGCTGCAGAATGGTGATATCATTACAAAGGTAGCCCAGGGCGACGGACCTGCCGAAGACCTGATGGGATATAACGTTCAGGATGCGGTAAAACTGATCCGGGGTAAAGAAGGTACGATCGTAAAACTTACGGTGCGTAAAACAGACGGAACCGTTAAGGAAGTAGCATTGAAACGGGAAAAGATCGAAAATGATTTTGATACCTATGCAAGAAGCGCGATCATTAATGATCCGGTAAAGCACACCAAAGTAGGTATTATTTATCTTCCGGAATTTTACGCGGCCTTTGATGACCCCAACGGACGCAGGAGTTACCTGGACGTGGCAAAAGAAGTGCAGAAGCTGAAGGATGCGCAGGTGAACGGGATCATTATTGACCTGCGGTATAACGGCGGAGGCTCTTTATATGATGTGGTGCAAATGGTGGGCCTTTTTGTAGGCAAGGGTCCTGTGGTGCAGGTGAAAGACCGCATCAACCGGGCCAATGTCCTGGATGTAAAAGATGAGTCGGTGCTCTATGATGGCCCGCTGGCGGTTATGGTGAATGAATTCAGCGCCTCGGCCTCGGAGATCTTTGCGGCCGCCATACAGGATTATGGCAGGGGGGTGATCATCGGCAGCACTTCCACTTTTGGTAAAGGAACCGTGCAACGCAATTTCGGCCTGGATGCCAAGAATGGCATTACGTATGGTGAGTCTGATCTGGGGACTGTAAAACTGACCTTGCAGAAGTTCTACCGCGTAAGCGGAGGCTCTACGCAGCTCAAGGGGGTAGAGTCGGACATCGTACTGCCTAGTTATATGGACCTGCTGAAACTAAGGGAGAAGGATAATAAGGATGCATTGCCTTATGATGAGATCACCAAGGCACAGTACAGCCCCTGGAAAAGCAGCTGGAACCTTTCCGAGATAAAAACATTGAGTAATGAGCGGTTGAAAACAGACAGCGCTTTTAAGGTGATACAGACTAACAGCCAGTGGCTGGTGAAAGAGAATAATGAAAGCTCACTGAATATTGATAAATACCGCGAAGAGCGGAAGGCGATCAAGGCCAAGTCCGACCAGATGAATGCGGCTCAGAAACTAAAGAATAAAATGGATATCGCCCTTATTCCTGCAGAGGCGAACAAATTTGCCGGGGATAAGAACAAGGCCGAACGGGCCAAGCAATGGCTAAAAGGATTGAGCGAGGACATTTATTTAAACCAGGCCGCCAATGTAGTGGATGATATGGTGAGCATCGACCGGCTGGCGAAGAACGGAACACCCGTACATCAGTAA
- a CDS encoding NUDIX hydrolase: MQIKIHINNKVLYLCDEPGAALRELLHHPETVLIDELDTHSVKAMLRELTLPEIKTGIFVHPDFEELKKAFFKKFERIQAGGGLVINGQHEILMIHRRGFWDLPKGKLDPGETIEECALREVREETGLTQVAMDVPLTITYHTYEQGTHHILKESHWFLMKGDAAETLVPQTEEDITEIQWVPAARLTAYKDQTYPSIGDVLEAWTGRTS; this comes from the coding sequence ATGCAAATTAAAATTCACATCAACAATAAAGTGCTCTATCTCTGTGATGAACCCGGTGCAGCGCTCCGCGAATTGCTGCATCATCCGGAAACCGTACTGATCGACGAACTGGATACCCATTCTGTCAAAGCCATGTTACGCGAACTGACATTGCCGGAGATCAAAACAGGCATTTTTGTGCATCCGGATTTTGAGGAACTCAAAAAAGCCTTCTTCAAAAAATTTGAACGCATCCAGGCAGGCGGGGGATTGGTGATCAACGGGCAGCATGAAATACTGATGATCCATCGCCGTGGCTTCTGGGATCTTCCCAAGGGTAAGCTGGATCCGGGAGAGACCATCGAAGAATGTGCCCTGCGGGAAGTAAGGGAAGAAACGGGGCTTACGCAGGTCGCAATGGATGTGCCGTTGACGATCACCTACCACACTTATGAGCAGGGTACACATCATATTCTGAAAGAGTCGCATTGGTTTTTAATGAAAGGAGATGCCGCAGAAACACTGGTGCCGCAAACAGAAGAGGATATTACCGAAATACAATGGGTACCTGCTGCACGTCTTACGGCTTATAAAGATCAGACCTACCCTTCTATCGGGGATGTACTGGAAGCCTGGACCGGCAGGACCTCCTGA
- a CDS encoding DUF2851 family protein encodes MNEQLLQYIWQFQYFNARSLTTTEGTPVQVLYVGVLNRNQGPDFEQARIRIGTTLWAGSVELHLKTSDWKKHRHHADVNYRKVVLHVVYEDDHPEPEGLPVVELKTRISRNLLNRYEGLMNTRSFIPCEKMIATVPQLTLGMWKSRLVAERLIRKGAVVENYLETNHQHWEESFWWLLAKNFGLPVNADAFEAIAKSIPLNLLGRHKQRVQQLEALLLGQAGLLDNSFEDPYPVMLQREYRFLRKKYGLQPVNLPVHFLRMRPGGFPTIRLAQLAMVIASSVHLFSKVIAEDTLENIRKWFRVEANDFWHYHYTLNEASGLRIKSIGPAMIDNIIINTIAPVLFAYGSIYGKHALKEKAIRWLEETRPEKNTITRSFEHFGLANRSAMDSQAFIELKTRYCDERKCLYCSIGNYLIKKEK; translated from the coding sequence ATGAACGAACAGCTACTCCAATACATTTGGCAGTTCCAGTATTTTAACGCCCGGTCGCTTACCACTACAGAAGGAACTCCCGTACAGGTACTTTATGTGGGCGTGCTGAACCGGAACCAGGGGCCGGATTTTGAACAGGCCCGGATCCGCATCGGTACTACACTCTGGGCCGGCTCTGTGGAGCTCCATCTTAAAACATCTGACTGGAAAAAGCACCGGCATCATGCTGATGTGAACTACAGGAAAGTGGTGCTTCATGTTGTATATGAAGATGATCATCCGGAACCGGAAGGATTGCCCGTAGTGGAGCTGAAGACCCGGATCTCCCGGAACCTGTTAAACCGTTATGAAGGGCTGATGAACACCCGGTCCTTTATTCCCTGTGAAAAAATGATCGCAACTGTGCCGCAGCTCACCCTTGGCATGTGGAAGAGCCGGCTGGTGGCAGAACGGCTGATCCGGAAAGGCGCCGTTGTTGAAAATTACCTTGAGACCAACCACCAGCATTGGGAAGAAAGCTTCTGGTGGTTGCTGGCAAAAAATTTCGGACTCCCCGTTAATGCCGATGCTTTTGAAGCCATCGCCAAAAGCATTCCCCTGAACCTGCTGGGGAGACACAAACAACGGGTACAACAGCTGGAAGCGTTGCTGCTGGGGCAGGCCGGGTTACTGGACAATAGCTTTGAGGACCCTTATCCGGTCATGCTGCAACGCGAGTACCGGTTCCTCCGGAAGAAGTACGGGCTGCAACCGGTGAATCTTCCGGTTCATTTCCTGCGGATGCGACCGGGAGGTTTCCCCACCATACGGCTGGCCCAGCTGGCGATGGTAATCGCCTCTTCCGTTCATCTCTTCTCAAAGGTCATTGCCGAAGACACACTGGAAAATATCCGGAAATGGTTCAGGGTGGAAGCCAATGATTTCTGGCACTATCATTATACCCTTAACGAGGCAAGCGGGCTGCGTATTAAATCGATTGGGCCTGCAATGATCGACAATATTATTATTAACACCATTGCCCCGGTTCTTTTTGCATATGGAAGTATCTATGGAAAACACGCGCTGAAGGAAAAAGCCATCCGGTGGCTGGAAGAAACCCGGCCTGAAAAAAATACCATCACCCGGAGCTTTGAGCATTTTGGTCTTGCCAACCGGTCGGCCATGGATTCGCAGGCTTTTATTGAACTAAAGACCCGTTACTGTGACGAACGTAAATGTCTTTATTGTTCCATTGGTAATTATCTTATAAAAAAAGAAAAATAA
- a CDS encoding glycosyltransferase family 4 protein has product MQLHLHIVCLDVPWPADYGGVIDMLNRIRAFNRMGVKVHLHYFSYNERGVPKELNAFCESVHVYERRKKTECLNLSLPYIVSSRVNQELAEQLSKDNYPVLLEGLHCTGIIPFIGGNRMICVRMHNNEEVYYKELARATSDLFKKLYYTTESRLIKKYVPTLPKNLLLACVSEADVDFFKELGFDNTFLLPTYPSWQEVNSLEGMGTHCLFHGNLSVAENEEAALWLLHKVFNKVRVPFIIAGKDPGRQLQKAASLCQHTCLISNPSESEINDLVQKAHINVLPNFNKNITGIRLKLLHSLYSGRHCVTTPAMVTGTGLEPACHIGSNSNAIASIISQLYYKPFEDEEIKLRKQLVEQTFNNDKNTTQLMQRLW; this is encoded by the coding sequence ATGCAGTTGCACCTACATATCGTTTGTCTGGACGTACCCTGGCCCGCAGATTACGGGGGTGTTATCGACATGCTGAACCGCATCCGGGCCTTTAACCGGATGGGAGTAAAAGTTCATTTACATTATTTCAGCTATAACGAAAGAGGAGTGCCCAAAGAGCTGAATGCCTTTTGTGAATCAGTTCATGTTTATGAGCGCAGGAAAAAAACAGAATGCCTCAACCTTTCACTCCCCTATATTGTTTCCTCCAGGGTCAACCAGGAGCTGGCTGAGCAATTATCAAAGGATAATTACCCGGTATTGCTGGAGGGATTGCATTGCACCGGTATCATCCCCTTTATCGGCGGCAACCGCATGATCTGTGTACGGATGCACAACAATGAGGAAGTGTACTATAAGGAACTTGCCCGCGCCACCTCCGACCTTTTTAAAAAACTGTACTACACCACGGAAAGCAGACTGATTAAAAAGTATGTGCCTACGCTTCCCAAGAACCTGTTGCTGGCCTGCGTTTCGGAAGCCGATGTCGATTTTTTTAAGGAGCTGGGGTTTGACAATACCTTCCTCCTCCCTACCTATCCTTCCTGGCAGGAAGTGAACAGTCTGGAAGGGATGGGAACGCACTGTCTTTTTCATGGAAATCTATCAGTGGCAGAAAATGAAGAAGCGGCGCTCTGGTTATTGCATAAGGTTTTTAATAAAGTACGGGTTCCGTTCATCATTGCCGGCAAGGATCCCGGGCGCCAGCTGCAAAAAGCCGCGTCCCTCTGTCAGCACACCTGCCTGATCAGTAATCCCAGTGAATCAGAGATCAATGACCTGGTGCAAAAAGCACATATCAATGTGCTCCCCAACTTCAATAAAAATATTACAGGAATACGCCTAAAACTTTTACATTCACTGTATTCCGGACGTCATTGTGTCACCACCCCTGCAATGGTAACAGGTACGGGACTGGAACCCGCCTGTCATATCGGAAGCAATTCCAACGCCATCGCATCTATTATCTCCCAGCTTTATTATAAACCTTTTGAAGATGAAGAAATAAAACTCCGGAAACAGCTGGTGGAGCAAACCTTCAACAACGATAAGAACACTACCCAACTGATGCAGCGGCTCTGGTAA